The following are encoded in a window of Aromatoleum petrolei genomic DNA:
- a CDS encoding ABC transporter permease: MNGMWRAVLESAAVADAEMRKLRRDPTELLSRAVQPVLWLGVFGQVFSQVRGIATGSLRYLDFMAPGILAQSILFSAIFYGIAIIWERDLGIVHKLLVTPAHRSALVLGKALAAGVRGLVQAVVVYLVAITLKVDIRWEILPMLTVAAAVFAGSCIFSTFSLVIACIVKTRERFMGIGQVLTMPLFFASNAIYPLDLMPPWLQIIAMFNPLTYLVDVLRGAMIIGGSSVHAVGASFGIMLGVFATLLALAARLYPGLAR; the protein is encoded by the coding sequence ATGAACGGGATGTGGCGCGCCGTTCTCGAAAGCGCAGCGGTGGCCGATGCCGAGATGCGCAAGCTCAGGCGCGACCCGACCGAATTGCTGTCGCGCGCGGTGCAACCGGTTCTGTGGCTCGGCGTCTTTGGTCAGGTGTTCAGTCAGGTCCGCGGGATTGCGACCGGCAGCCTGCGCTACCTCGATTTCATGGCGCCCGGCATCCTCGCCCAGAGCATCCTGTTCAGCGCGATCTTCTACGGCATCGCCATCATCTGGGAGCGCGACCTTGGCATCGTGCACAAGCTGCTGGTCACACCGGCCCATCGCAGTGCGCTAGTGCTCGGCAAGGCGCTCGCCGCCGGGGTGCGGGGCTTGGTGCAGGCCGTCGTGGTCTATCTCGTCGCAATCACGTTGAAAGTCGATATCCGCTGGGAAATCCTGCCCATGCTGACCGTTGCGGCCGCCGTGTTTGCCGGTTCCTGCATCTTCTCGACGTTTTCGTTGGTGATCGCCTGCATCGTGAAGACCCGCGAGCGTTTCATGGGCATCGGCCAGGTGCTGACGATGCCTCTCTTCTTCGCGTCGAACGCCATCTACCCGCTGGACCTCATGCCGCCGTGGCTGCAGATCATTGCGATGTTCAACCCTCTGACCTACCTCGTCGACGTCCTGCGCGGTGCGATGATCATCGGCGGTAGCAGTGTTCATGCGGTCGGCGCCAGTTTTGGCATCATGCTCGGCGTGTTCGCGACCCTGCTGGCGCTCGCGGCAAGGCTCTATCCCGGCCTCGCGCGTTGA
- a CDS encoding LysR family transcriptional regulator — protein MDRMRLMETFVRVVETGNFSAVAREARTTQSAISKQVQALEKLVGAPLLVRSSRSHALTEAGQLYYERCRQVLDTLEEAHIEVHRAEHEISGLLRVAAPVAFGRLHIVPRLPAFYARHPRLKVNLQLDDGFTDLVAAGIDVAFRVGELKDSRLIARRIGTAHRATLASPAYLERHGEPRHPDELRKHNCLIYTGLATLDEWSYVDADGLPRVVRVDGNFQSNSSEAIRQAVCEGLGISYSPLWTFGDDLRAGRVKAILTRFRPPSLPLNVVFQPARRPSLKVNSFVNYFSEAFSRDPDIAQMLAATQ, from the coding sequence ATGGACCGCATGCGATTGATGGAAACTTTTGTTCGCGTCGTCGAAACGGGGAATTTCTCGGCCGTCGCGCGTGAGGCCCGCACCACGCAATCGGCCATCAGCAAGCAGGTGCAGGCGCTCGAAAAACTCGTCGGTGCGCCACTGCTCGTGCGTTCCTCGCGCAGCCATGCGCTCACCGAGGCCGGCCAGCTCTATTACGAGCGCTGCCGGCAGGTGCTCGACACGCTGGAAGAAGCCCACATCGAGGTGCACCGCGCCGAACACGAGATCTCCGGCCTGCTGCGCGTCGCCGCCCCGGTCGCCTTCGGGCGCTTGCACATCGTGCCGCGCCTGCCGGCCTTCTACGCGCGCCACCCCCGCCTCAAGGTCAATCTCCAGCTCGACGACGGTTTCACCGATCTCGTCGCTGCGGGCATCGACGTCGCCTTCCGCGTCGGCGAACTCAAGGACAGCCGCCTCATCGCCCGCCGCATCGGCACCGCCCACCGCGCGACCCTCGCCTCGCCGGCCTACCTCGAACGGCATGGCGAACCGAGGCATCCCGACGAACTGCGAAAGCACAACTGCCTGATCTACACCGGCCTCGCGACGCTCGACGAGTGGAGCTACGTCGACGCCGACGGCCTGCCCCGCGTCGTGCGCGTCGACGGCAACTTCCAGTCGAACAGCTCCGAAGCCATCCGTCAGGCGGTGTGCGAAGGGCTCGGCATCAGCTATTCGCCCCTGTGGACCTTCGGCGACGACCTGCGCGCCGGCCGCGTCAAAGCGATCCTCACCCGCTTCCGCCCGCCCTCGCTGCCGCTCAACGTCGTTTTCCAGCCTGCGCGGCGCCCCTCGCTGAAGGTGAACAGCTTCGTGAACTACTTTTCGGAGGCGTTCAGCCGCGATCCGGACATCGCTCAGATGCTCGCCGCAACGCAGTAA
- a CDS encoding alkene reductase, with protein MIENRKLFQPARIGDIEVANRIVMAPLTRSRADEAAGDIPGSAMNVEYYLQRSNAGLIISEGTQVSPVGKGYMATPGIYSDEQVEGWKPITHAVHEAGSKIVAQIWHVGRITHPDLTGGAQPVAPSAIKPNVVAYTRNGKMEVPEPRALTVAEIAEVVQEFRRAAANAIRAGFDGVEIHGANGYLVDQFLRDGANQRTDQYGGSVENRARFALEVIDAVVAEIGAGRVGIRLSPVTPANDLSDSNPQAVFGYLVEELNKRGIAFIHFVEGATGGPRDVPGFDFAWARKAFQGTYIANNGYDRAMAIDAVESGRADAVAFGRLYIANPDLVHRLKHDTVLNAPNPKTFYAPGPEGYIDYPPLEAIAA; from the coding sequence ATGATAGAAAACCGCAAGCTCTTCCAGCCCGCCCGCATCGGCGACATCGAGGTCGCCAACCGGATCGTGATGGCGCCGCTGACGCGCAGCCGTGCCGACGAGGCGGCCGGCGACATTCCCGGCAGCGCGATGAACGTCGAGTACTACCTCCAGCGCAGCAACGCCGGCCTGATCATCAGCGAAGGCACGCAGGTGTCGCCGGTGGGCAAGGGCTATATGGCAACGCCCGGCATCTACTCGGACGAACAGGTCGAGGGCTGGAAGCCGATCACGCACGCCGTGCATGAGGCCGGCTCGAAGATCGTCGCGCAGATCTGGCACGTCGGGCGCATCACGCACCCGGATCTCACCGGTGGCGCGCAGCCGGTCGCGCCCTCGGCAATCAAGCCGAACGTTGTCGCCTACACGCGCAACGGCAAGATGGAAGTCCCCGAGCCGCGTGCGCTGACTGTGGCGGAGATCGCCGAAGTCGTGCAGGAATTCCGCCGCGCCGCCGCGAACGCGATTCGCGCGGGTTTCGACGGCGTCGAGATCCACGGCGCGAACGGCTATCTGGTCGACCAGTTTCTGCGCGACGGTGCCAACCAGCGCACCGACCAGTACGGCGGTTCGGTGGAGAACCGCGCGCGCTTCGCGCTCGAAGTCATTGACGCGGTGGTCGCCGAAATCGGGGCGGGTCGCGTCGGCATCCGCCTGTCGCCGGTCACGCCCGCGAACGATCTGTCGGACAGCAACCCGCAGGCGGTCTTCGGCTACCTCGTCGAGGAACTGAACAAGCGCGGCATCGCCTTCATCCACTTCGTCGAAGGCGCGACGGGCGGTCCGCGCGACGTGCCGGGCTTCGACTTCGCGTGGGCGCGCAAGGCCTTCCAGGGCACGTACATCGCGAACAACGGCTACGACCGCGCGATGGCGATCGACGCGGTCGAGTCGGGCAGGGCGGACGCAGTGGCTTTCGGTCGCCTGTACATCGCGAACCCCGACCTCGTGCATCGGCTGAAGCACGACACCGTGCTCAACGCGCCGAACCCGAAGACCTTCTACGCGCCTGGCCCGGAAGGCTACATCGACTATCCGCCGCTGGAGGCGATCGCGGCCTGA
- a CDS encoding S1 family peptidase, with product MIESLLLTTVPIVTFDRQRPLTNASGFFFLMDQRLFVVTSRHVLFDKPTRHFPDSIGLELHNNPDNLAESTGFSMPLYRNGRSLWRQGFDAAGNIDVAVLEVDRGALPATLVYRAFTPAHLPGQLDRVEIGTSLLVVGFPLGFHDTLHHMPVVRQAVVASSFGLRFKGEGYFLTDARTHRGTSGAPVVMRVAHPPPSYGDLPWMLLGVHSARLDVGTRDLAQDEALGLNCAWYADILLTLIKS from the coding sequence ATGATCGAATCCCTGCTCCTGACGACCGTGCCCATCGTTACCTTCGATCGGCAGCGGCCACTGACGAATGCGAGCGGGTTCTTCTTCCTGATGGATCAGCGCTTGTTCGTCGTCACCAGCCGCCACGTGCTGTTCGACAAGCCGACCCGGCACTTCCCGGACAGCATCGGACTCGAGCTGCACAACAATCCGGACAACCTCGCGGAATCGACGGGTTTCTCGATGCCGCTGTACCGCAATGGCCGGAGCCTTTGGCGCCAGGGATTCGACGCAGCGGGCAATATCGACGTGGCGGTTCTCGAAGTCGATCGCGGGGCTCTCCCCGCGACGCTGGTTTACCGTGCTTTCACGCCCGCACATCTGCCGGGACAGCTCGACCGCGTCGAAATCGGCACTTCGCTACTGGTCGTGGGCTTCCCGCTCGGCTTTCACGACACCCTGCACCACATGCCGGTGGTGCGCCAGGCGGTCGTCGCGTCGTCCTTCGGGTTGCGCTTCAAGGGCGAGGGCTATTTCCTGACCGATGCGCGCACCCACCGCGGCACCAGCGGCGCGCCGGTGGTGATGCGGGTGGCGCATCCTCCTCCCAGCTACGGCGACCTGCCGTGGATGTTGCTCGGTGTGCATTCAGCGCGGCTCGATGTCGGGACGCGCGATCTCGCCCAGGACGAGGCGCTGGGCCTGAACTGCGCCTGGTACGCGGATATCCTGCTGACGTTGATCAAGTCCTGA
- a CDS encoding phasin family protein has translation MMTTKPHTSIERSFANTVDAFMASSRVYLDCTEHLTCSTFAVSRAAFEECVAATKAAASGKPSVDPAALPLALGQSLLEKSLAYAKDSYETVAAAQVEAARLLGNQLAVPAMALPTPEAWKGAFSLFERTLRDLSAAAAGSFGEAGDAWTSSVAKYRHLNKAA, from the coding sequence ATGATGACCACCAAACCCCACACCAGTATCGAGCGATCCTTCGCGAATACCGTCGACGCCTTCATGGCATCGTCCCGCGTCTATCTGGATTGCACCGAGCATCTCACTTGCAGCACCTTTGCGGTTTCGCGTGCAGCGTTCGAAGAGTGTGTTGCGGCAACGAAAGCGGCAGCAAGCGGCAAACCTTCCGTTGATCCGGCAGCCTTGCCGCTGGCTCTAGGTCAGTCGCTGTTGGAGAAATCGCTCGCGTATGCCAAGGATAGCTACGAGACGGTGGCGGCCGCACAAGTTGAGGCTGCACGGCTGCTCGGCAATCAGCTTGCCGTCCCGGCGATGGCGTTGCCGACTCCGGAAGCCTGGAAGGGAGCGTTCAGTCTTTTCGAGCGCACCTTGCGGGACCTTTCCGCGGCCGCGGCGGGATCGTTCGGCGAAGCGGGTGACGCCTGGACGTCGTCCGTCGCGAAGTATCGTCACCTGAACAAGGCAGCGTAA
- a CDS encoding MBL fold metallo-hydrolase has product MTTKKFASQADLEEKKISWEKLSDNAYAYTAEGDPNTGVIIGDDGVMIIDATATPVAAQGVIAKVREITDKPIKYVVLTHYHAVRVLGASGYKSEGLEQIIASRDTYDLIVERGQQDMDSEIGRFPRLFQAVESVPGLTWPTLSFEGEMTLWMGKLEVKIKQVGRGHTKGDTIVYLPSQNICFSGDLVEADAACYTGDAYLADWPQTLDNLAAMKFDKLVPGRGPALIGREAVDAGLAYTRDFVSTLYRSAQEAVAQGFDLKATMAHTRKNMDPKFGQVFIYEHCLPFDVTRAHDEASGIRDPRIWTAERDQQMWHSLQE; this is encoded by the coding sequence ATGACCACCAAAAAATTCGCTTCCCAGGCCGACCTGGAAGAAAAGAAGATCAGCTGGGAAAAGCTGTCCGATAACGCCTACGCCTACACGGCCGAGGGCGACCCCAACACCGGCGTGATCATCGGCGATGACGGCGTGATGATCATCGACGCCACCGCCACCCCCGTCGCCGCGCAGGGCGTCATCGCCAAGGTGCGCGAGATCACCGACAAGCCGATCAAGTATGTCGTGCTGACGCACTACCACGCGGTGCGCGTGCTCGGCGCTTCGGGCTACAAGAGCGAAGGCCTCGAGCAGATCATCGCGAGCCGCGACACCTACGACCTGATCGTCGAGCGCGGCCAGCAGGACATGGATTCCGAGATCGGTCGCTTCCCGCGCCTGTTCCAGGCCGTCGAGAGCGTGCCGGGCCTGACCTGGCCGACGCTTAGCTTCGAAGGCGAGATGACCCTGTGGATGGGCAAGCTCGAGGTGAAGATCAAGCAGGTCGGCCGCGGCCACACGAAGGGCGACACTATCGTCTATCTGCCGTCGCAGAACATCTGCTTCTCGGGCGACCTCGTGGAAGCGGACGCCGCCTGCTACACCGGCGACGCCTATCTCGCCGATTGGCCGCAGACCCTCGACAACCTCGCCGCGATGAAATTCGACAAGCTCGTCCCTGGCCGCGGCCCCGCGTTGATCGGGCGCGAGGCTGTCGATGCCGGCCTCGCCTACACGCGCGACTTCGTCTCGACCCTGTACCGCAGCGCGCAGGAAGCCGTCGCGCAGGGCTTCGACCTGAAGGCGACGATGGCGCACACCCGCAAGAACATGGATCCGAAGTTCGGCCAGGTCTTCATCTACGAGCACTGCCTGCCCTTCGACGTGACGCGCGCACACGACGAGGCGAGCGGCATCCGCGATCCGCGCATCTGGACCGCCGAGCGCGACCAGCAGATGTGGCATTCGCTGCAGGAGTGA